From Daucus carota subsp. sativus chromosome 6, DH1 v3.0, whole genome shotgun sequence, the proteins below share one genomic window:
- the LOC108225536 gene encoding acidic endochitinase — protein sequence MGNKSCFLILLFAAMTSSSYSGSIAIYWGQNVEEGSLADTCSSGNFAYVNIAFLAVFGNYQVPGLNLDKHCDPLSKGGCTGLANDIKSCQRQGVKVMLSIGGGDGFYFLSSTQDAKNVSQYLWDNFLGGTSESRPFGDAVLDGIDFDIEGGTLDHWDELARFLKGFKSSKKVYLTAAPQCPFPDTYMGKALSTGLFDDIWIQFYNNYCEYNGDASALKVTWDQWTSNVTATNFFLGLPAAPAGAASGFVPADVLIAKILILIKSTKNYGGVMLWSRYYDELTGYSSAIKSHV from the exons ATGGGCAACAAATCTTGTTTCTTGATCTTACTCTTTGCCGCAATGACTAGCAGCTCTTACAGTGGCAGCATTGCAATCTACTGGGGCCAAAATGTGGAGGAGGGATCGTTAGCTGATACGTGTTCCTCAGGAAACTTTGCTTATGTCAACATAGCATTTCTTGCTGTTTTTGGAAATTACCAAGTTCCAGGCTTGAACTTAGACAAACACTGTGATCCTCTGAGCAAGGGAGGATGCACTGGCTTAGCAAACGACATCAAGTCGTGCCAAAGACAAGGCGTGAAGGTCATGCTCTCTATCGGAGGGGGGGATGGCTTCTATTTCCTGTCCTCCACGCAGGACGCAAAAAATGTGTCTCAGTACTTATGGGATAACTTTCTGGGAGGAACATCAGAAAGTAGGCCATTTGGTGATGCTGTGTTGGATGGCATTGATTTTGATATTGAAGGAGGTACATTAGACCACTGGGATGAGCTTGCAAG ATTTCTTAAAGGATTCAAGTCGAGTAAGAAGGTTTACCTGACAGCAGCACCACAATGTCCCTTCCCCGACACGTACATGGGCAAAGCTCTGTCAACTGGACTTTTTGATGACATATGGATTCAGTTCTACAACAACTACTGCGAGTACAATGGTGATGCATCTGCACTAAAAGTTACTTGGGATCAATGGACAAGTAATGTTACTGCTACAAATTTCTTTCTTGGTCTCCCTGCTGCACCGGCCGGTGCAGCAAGCGGATTTGTTCCTGCAGATGTTCTGATAGCAAAGATCCTGATATTGATCAAGAGCACCAAGAATTATGGAGGAGTGATGCTTTGGTCTAGATACTATGATGAGCTCACTGGTTACAGTTCTGCCATCAAGtctcatgtttaa
- the LOC108227794 gene encoding pescadillo homolog — protein sequence MPKHYRPAGKKKEGNAAKYMTRSQAIKYLQVSLSLFRKLCILKGVFPRVPKKKVKGNHHTYYHVKDIAFLKHEPLVEKFRDMRTYDRKVKKAESKKNRDLAERLLTRKPTYTLDRLIRERYPKFIDALRDLDDCLSMVHLFAALPAIEREKIEVKRVHNCRRLSHEWQAYISRCHKLRKVFISVKGIYYQAEVEGQKVTWLTPHALQQVLPDDVDYKVMLTFLEFYETLLAFVNFKIYNSINVKYPPILDPRLEALAADLYALSRYFDANSKAPMVSSQDAALSESNQVKDKNNDAELHESELRLAQLQHQLPSNEPGALMRLVEDAAGEDEDDEETKECKTLFKDMKFFLSREVPRESLLFVIPAFGGVVSWEGEGSPYKETDQGITYQIVDRPTQGHKFFTREYVQPQWVFDCINARIILPTEDYMVGRVPPPHLSPFVVYDPEDHVPEYAETIKRLQAAARQEVLPMPGVVGVEDLENPQNLLDEAIIDRTEAIEVAKRKEKLLKLQKQHLDELNKEVKGEQLAVESDASDKKPVDTGFIAADSEQAIKDAADITMVGVSRKKRELYKAMQIGNERKKAKTQLLKERKRLLDEAKKSNT from the exons ATGCCGAAGCATTACAGACCTGCG GGGAAAAAGAAGGAAGGCAATGCTGCTAAGTACATGACCAGGTCCCAAGCTATTAAGTACCTTCAAGTTAGCTTATCACTCTTCag GAAATTATGTATTCTGAAAGGAGTGTTTCCTCGGGTGCCGAAGAAGAAGGTGAAGGGGAATCATCATACTTACTATCACGTGAAAGATATTGCGTTCCTTAAACATGAGCCGCTGGTTGAGAAGTTTAGGGATATGCGGACTTATGATAGGAAGGTAAAGAAAGCTGAGTCTAAAAAGAACAGGGATCTTGCTGAAAGGTTGTTGACTCGCAAGCCTACTTATACTCTGGACAGGCTTATCCGTGAGAG GTATCCGAAGTTCATCGATGCACTAAGAGATTTGGATGACTGCCTCAGTATGGTCCATCTTTTCGCGGCATTACCTGctatagagagagagaagattgaagTAAAACGTGTTCACAACTGCCGAag GTTGAGCCATGAATGGCAGGCATATATCTCTCGTTGTCATAAATTGCGCAAAGTATTCATCTCAGTGAAAGGCATATATTACCAG GCCGAAGTTGAAGGGCAGAAGGTGACTTGGTTAACTCCTCACGCACTTCAGCAAGTATTACCTGATGATGTTGACTATAAAGTCATGCTAACGTTCTTGGAATTTTACGAG ACTCTACTAGcatttgtaaattttaaaatttacaacTCGATAAATGTGAAGTATCCGCCCATCCTTGATCCACGGTTGGAAGCTTTAGCAGCAG ATCTTTATGCCTTATCAAGGTACTTTGATGCTAATTCAAAAGCTCCCATGGTGAGCTCCCAAGACGCTGCCTTATCTGAAAGCAACCAAGTTAAGGACAAAAACAATGATGCAGAGCTTCACGAGTCTGAACTTAGGCTGGCTCAACTTCAACACCAACTTCCTTCTAATGAACCTGGTGCATTAATGCGCCTTGTTGAAGATGCTGCTGGtgaggatgaagatgatgaggAAACGAAGGAGTGTAAAACTCTTTTTAAAGATATGAAGTTCTTCTTGAGTCGTGAG GTTCCAAGAGAGTCCTTGCTTTTTGTGATTCCTGCATTTGGAGGTGTGGTCTCTTGGGAGGGTGAAGGATCTCCATATAAGGAAACGGATCAGGGCATCACTTACCAG ATTGTTGACAGACCAACACAGGGTCACAAATTTTTTACCCGAGAATATGTTCAGCCACAATGGGTGTTTGATTGCATAAATGCACGAATTATATTGCCTACTGAGGATTATATGGTTGGACG GGTCCCCCCACCACATTTATCACCATTTGTGGTTTATGACCCAGAGGACCATGTTCCGGAGTATGCAGAAACCATCAAGAGGCTTCAGGCAGCTGCGAGGCAAGAAGTATTGCCAATGCCTGGTGTGGTAGGAGTAGAAGATTTGGAAAATCCACAAAATTTACTGGATGAAGCCATTATTGACCGAACAGAAGCTATTGAAGTGGCTAAGAGAAAAGAGAAG TTGTTAAAACTTCAGAAGCAGCATCTTGATGAACTAAACAAGGAAGTCAAAGGTGAGCAGTTAGCGGTTGAGTCAGATGCAAGTGATAAGAAGCCTGTCGATACAGGATTCATTGCAGCTGATTCTGAACAAGCAATCAAGGATGCAGCAGATATAACTATGGTTGGCGTGTCACGCAAGAAGAGAGAGCTCTATAAGGCCATGCAG ATTGGCAATGAACGGAAAAAGGCTAAAACTCAACTACTCAAGGAAAGAAAGAGATTGTTAGACGAAGCCAAGAAGTCCAATACATGA
- the LOC108228102 gene encoding uncharacterized protein LOC108228102, whose translation MNTSQYMDKQIMDLTNSQTLNTDFINLNPQRHLDEDDDGDYKKEEIVPNYDFQPIRSTTATDSTPPRVWTSADSKINSAVSRNYASLDSNELLRGSLEKDRNVYNAALLSEIDKTMKKHNDNLLHALEGVSARLSQLESRNRNLENSLDDLKLSVGNNYGSTDGKLRQLENILRDVETAVHDVKDKQEILEAQLQLAKLQVSKEQQSEKPGPVNMDAVHQAASAPHQQLPPFTQPPPTHSLPNAPLPQHQNLSPPQPPHQFPQSQISHAPQAEMYFPSSVQTPEAPTQQYLLPQQQPLPPPISAPPQQQYQPSSLPMYSQPPAPQQHPSLSAINAPQSQPQLPLGHQPEEAPYLQQSQNYQQMTHQPPSNMPSGVPPSQQFFGNPSHMYEPQSGRAGPGYSAPYGPSSGPSDPYPYGGPSSPYGRGAPAKSQQLHSPTIGHSGGNAYPQLPTARILPKALPTASNVGSGSSSSGSGNKVPIDDVVDKVTTMGFPRDQVRATVRRLTENGQSVDLNVVLDKLMNG comes from the exons ATGAATACTTCGCAATACATGGACAAGCAGATAATGGATCTAACCAATTCGCAAACACTTAACACCGATTTCATCAATTTGAATCCACAACGCCACCTAGATGAAGATGACGATGGTGATTATAAGAAAGAAGAGATCGTCCCTAATTATGATTTTCAACCGATTCGTTCTACTACTGCTACTGACTCTACTCCACCTAGGGTTTGGACTTCTGCTGATTCTAAAATCAACTCTGCTGTCTCCAGA AATTATGCTTCCCTTGATTCTAATGAACTTTTAAGAGGCAGTTTGGAGAAGGATCGCAATGTCTACAATGCAGCTTTGCTGTCTGAGATTGACAAAACGATGAAGAAACATAATGATAATTTGCTACATGCATTAGAGGGTGTCAGTGCACGACTCTCCCAGCTAGAGAGCAGAAATCGCAATCTTGAGAATTCTTTGGATGATTTAAAGTTATCTGTTGGAAACAATTACGGAAGCACTGATGGTAAATTGAGACAGCTTGAGAATATTCTTCGAGAT GTAGAGACAGCTGTACATGATGTAAAGGATAAACAAGAAATACTAGAGGCTCAACTGCAGCTGGCAAAGCTACAAGTATCAAAGGAGCAGCAGTCGGAAAAGCCTGGTCCCGTGAACATGGATGCTGTACATCAGGCTGCATCTGCTCCACACCAACAGCTTCCTCCATTTACTCAGCctcctcctactcattctctgCCAAATGCTCCTCTTCCACAGCATCAGAATTTATCGCCGCCACAACCTCCCCACCAATTCCCCCAGAGCCAGATTTCTCATGCACCTCAAGCAGAGATGTACTTCCCTTCATCTGTTCAAACACCAGAGGCCCCAACACAGCAGTACCTGCTACCCCAGCAGCAGCCGCTGCCGCCCCCAATATCTGCACCCCCGCAGCAACAGTATCAACCTAGCTCTCTCCCCATGTACTCTCAGCCACCTGCCCCTCAGCAGCACCCATCCCTCTCTGCTATCAATGCCCCTCAATCTCAACCTCAGCTACCTCTAGGTCACCAGCCAGAAGAAGCACCTTACTTGCAACAGTCTCAGAACTATCAACAGATGACACATCAACCTCCCTCTAATATGCCTAGTGGAGTTCCCCCGTCGCAGCAGTTCTTTGGGAACCCATCCCACATGTATGAGCCGCAATCTGGCAGGGCTGGGCCAGGATATTCTGCTCCATATGGGCCATCATCTGGACCTAGTGATCCATATCCTTATGGTGGACCTAGTTCTCCGTATGGTCGTGGAGCCCCAGCAAAATCACAGCAACTCCATTCTCCTACTATAGGTCACAGTGGGGGAAATGCTTACCCACAGCTTCCAACAGCTCGGATCTTACCAAAAGCACTTCCTACAGCTTCTAATGTTGGTAGCGGATCCAGTTCTTCTGGTAGCGGGAACAAGGTACCTATAGATGATGTAGTTGACAAGGTTACAACTATGGGATTTCCAAGAGACCAGGTAAGGGCGACAGTCAGGAGGCTAACAGAGAATGGGCAATCAGTCGATTTGAATGTGGTACTGGACAAGTTGATGAATGGATGA
- the LOC108226649 gene encoding oleosin H1 — MAERGTYAHQVQVHPQQTATQPGGVKSLLPKNSPSTSQVLAVVTLLPVGGTLLFLAGITLVGTLIGLAVATPLFLLFSPVLVPAALTIGLAVTGFLGSGAFGLTGLSSLSWVLSYFRQASQRVPDQIELAKKRAQEMAAYAGQKTKEVGDTIQSKAAQAQDTTATTGRDTRSTARDTSRT, encoded by the coding sequence ATGGCAGAACGAGGCACTTATGCTCATCAAGTCCAAGTCCACCCCCAACAAACCGCCACTCAACCCGGCGGCGTCAAATCCCTCCTCCCCAAAAACAGCCCCTCCACCTCCCAGGTCCTCGCCGTCGTCACCCTCCTCCCCGTCGGCGGCACCCTCCTCTTCCTCGCCGGCATCACCCTCGTCGGCACCCTCATCGGCCTCGCCGTCGCCACCCCGCTCTTCCTCCTCTTCAGCCCCGTCCTCGTCCCCGCCGCGCTCACCATCGGCCTCGCCGTCACCGGATTCCTCGGCTCCGGCGCTTTCGGGCTGACGGGACTCTCGTCTCTCTCATGGGTTCTGAGCTACTTCCGGCAGGCGAGCCAGAGGGTGCCGGACCAGATCGAGCTGGCGAAGAAGAGGGCTCAGGAGATGGCGGCGTACGCGGGACAGAAGACCAAGGAAGTGGGAGACACCATTCAGAGCAAGGCGGCTCAGGCTCAGGACACAACGGCTACCACCGGAAGGGACACTCGTAGCACTGCTCGAGACACTTCAAGGACTTGA
- the LOC108226536 gene encoding uncharacterized protein LOC108226536 gives MESSKPHSFFQDIKSRELNGFRVRKRPCIQNDAFQYNQIGAVSVEHDGEPSPPMALSFCKTSKNAHIIAVTDELGYVSLYNTRFKSTFSSTFGENAEKTKLYEWVAHDNAIFDVCWIKADTHMLTASGDQTIKLWDAQEKKCLGVLIGHTGSVKSICSHPTNDDIIVSGSRDGSFALWDLRFSGSKQGAIHKITPIAIKGASNSSHRRRARPIKAASKSITSVLYLKDELSVATAGAVDSVVKFWDSRNLKAPISQACSDDRSSTQQERRLYGITSLSQDLNGMFISASCMDNRIYLYNILQLEKGPVKSFSGCQIGSFFVKSAMSPDAAHILAGSSDGNAYIWQVNKPKAEPIILKGHDGEATAVDWSPSETGKIATSSDDFTVRFWDIRSSCYSKTRSPSSVRRRVMALPSIQCRRLFMDEEPTISKLKPGTCPKDEPGNLSDPSITASVPEFSTPKPQKRRFLSPSKVNERSEQTPEAFHGSPSSVLNPPSSLKRKTIRDYFLATS, from the exons ATGGAGAGCTCTAAACCACATTCATTTTTCCAGGACATCAAATCCAGGGAGCTCAATGGTTTCCGAG TAAGAAAACGACCTTGTATACAAAACGATGCGTTTCAGTACAATCAAATCGGAGCTGTTTCTGTGGAACATGACGGCGAGCCTTCGCCTCCAATGGCACTCTCTTTCTGCAAG ACGAGTAAAAATGCCCATATTATTGCTGTGACCGACGAGCTTGGTTATGTTAGCTTATACAATACCAGATTTAAATCGACATTTTCATCAACTTTTGGGGAGAATGCAG aaaaaactaaattatatgAATGGGTAGCTCATGATAATGCCATTTTTGATGTTTGTTGGATTAAG GCTGATACACATATGTTAACAGCTTCTGGTGAtcaaact ATTAAATTGTGGGATGCACAGGAAAAGAAATGCCTAGGAGTTCTTATAGGTCACACAGGAAGCGTAAAATCTATATGTTCTCATCCAACCAATGATG ATATTATTGTATCTGGTTCAAGAGACGGGTCATTTGCTCTATGGGACTTAAGGTTCTCTGGGAGTAAGCAGGGAGCTATACATAAGAT AACACCTATAGCTATCAAAGGGGCATCCAATTCAAGTCATAGAAGGCGAGCTAGGCCTATCAAG GCTGCTTCCAAAAGCATTACTTCAGTTCTTTATCTAAAGGATGAGTTGTCAGTTGCTACTGCTGGAGCAGTGGACAG TGTCGTGAAATTCTGGGACAGCAGAAATCTAAAAGCTCCTATTAGCCAGGCATGCTCTGATGATAGATCATCTACCCAACAG GAAAGACGATTATATGGCATAACTAGCCTGTCACAAGATTTAAATGGAATGTTTATTTCTGCCTCATGCATGGATAACAG AATATATCTCTACAATATCCTCCAGCTTGAAAAGGGGCCTGTGAAATCTTTCTCTGGATGCCAAATTGGATCGTTTTTTGTGAAG TCAGCGATGAGCCCTGATGCAGCTCATATCCTTGCTGGTTCCAGTGATGGCAATGCTTACATATGGCAG GTCAACAAACCCAAAGCAGAACCCATTATACTGAAAGGCCACGACGGAGAGGCTACAGCAGTAGACTG GAGTCCATCTGAGACCGGAAAAATAGCTACATCCTCTGATGATTTCACG GTTCGGTTTTGGGATATTCGAAGCAGTTGCTACTCGAAAACAAGATCTCCATCTTCTGTCCGAAGGAGAGTCATGgcacttccaagtatacaatgcAGAAGGCTTTTCATGGATGAAGAACCAACAATTAGCAAACTGAAGCCCGGCACTTGTCCTAAAGATGAACCTGGGAACCTATCGGACCCAAGTATTACTGCATCAGTGCCAGAATTCAGCACACCAAAACCGCAAAAGAGAAGATTCTTATCCCCGTCGAAAGTAAATGAAAGATCTGAGCAAACACCAGAAGCTTTTCATGGAAGCCCCTCCTCTGTTTTGAACCCCCCATcatctttaaaaagaaaaacaatacgGGATTACTTTCTGGCAACTTCATAG